DNA from Mycolicibacterium alvei:
TCTCGATCGGCGTCGCCGCCGAGGACGGCCGCGAGTACTACGCGATCTCGACGGAATTCAATCCGGACCGGGCCGGCCGGTGGGTACGCAAGCACGTGCTGCCCAAGCTGCCGTCGCCGTCGTCGAAGCTGTGGCGGTCGCGGCGCCAGATCCGGTCGGAGCTGGAGGACTTTTTCGACATCGACGGTGACGAGCCGATCGAGCTGTGGGCCTGGGTGGGCGCCTACGACCACGTGGTGCTGTGCCAGCTGTGGGGGCCGATGACCGATCTGCCTCCGGCGATGCCCCGGTTCACCCGCGAGCTGCGCCAGTTCTGGGAGGACCGTGGATCGCCGCGGATGCCGGCACGACCGACCGATGCGCACGATGCGCTCGTCGATGCCAGGCACAATCTGCACCGGTTCCAGTTGATGACGGGGATCGGGCTCACCCCGGCGCGGGAATCCGGCACCCGACAACCCTGAATCGGCCGTTCACCGGCGGCTACCATGAACGGGTGAACTGGACCGTTGACATCCCCATCGACCAGCTGCCGCCACTGCCCCCGCTGACAGATGAGCTACGGCAACGGCTTGATGCGGCACTGGCCAAGCCGGCTGTGCAGCAGCCCAGCTGGGATGCGGACGCGGCGAAGGCCATGCGCACGGTGTTGGAGAGCGTGCCGCCGGTCACCGTGCCGTCGGAGGTCGAGAAGCTCAAGGGCCTGCTGGCCGATGTTGCCCGTGGCGAGGCCTTCCTGCTCCAGGGCGGCGATTGCGCCGAGACGTTCGTGGACAACACCGAGTCGCACATCCGGGCCAACATCCGCACCCTGTTGCAGATGGCCGTGGTGTTGACCTACGGCGCCAGCATGCCGGTGGTCAAGGTGGCGCGCATCGCCGGCCAGTACGCCAAGCCGCGGTCATCCGATATCGATGCGCTCGGCCTGAAGTCCTACCGCGGTGACATGATCAACGGCTTCGTCCCCGACGCCGCGGTGCGCAAGCATGACCCGTCGCGGTTGGTGCGGGCCTATGCCAATGCCAGCGCCGCGATGAACCTGGTCCGTGCGCTGACCTCGTCGGGATTGGCGTCGTTGGATCTGGTGCACAACTGGAACCGCGAATTCGTCCGGACGTCGCCGGCCGGGGCGCGTTACGAGGCGTTGGCCGGGGAGATCGACCGTGGCCTGAAGTTCATGTCTGCCTGCGGGGTGGCCGACCGCAACCTGCAGACCGCCGAGATCTTCGCCAGTCACGAGGCCCTGGTCATCGATTACGAACGGTCGATGTTGCGGCTGGCAGATCGGGCCGAGAACCCGGACGGGCCGCCCAAGCTGTACGACCTGTCCGCGCACTATCTGTGGATCGGGGAGCGCACCCGGCAACTCGACGGGGCCCATGTGGCGCTGGCCGAGGTGATCGCCAATCCGATCGGGGTCAAGCTGGGGCCCACCACGACTCCGGAGATGGCCGTCGAGTACGTCGAGCGGCTGGATCCGAACAACGAGCCCGGCCGACTGACCCTGGTGACGCGGATGGGCAACAACAAGGTGCGGGATCTGCTGCCGCCGATCATCGAGAAGGTGCAGGCCGCCGGCCACCAGGTGATCTGGCAGTGCGATCCGATGCACGG
Protein-coding regions in this window:
- a CDS encoding class II 3-deoxy-7-phosphoheptulonate synthase, with amino-acid sequence MNWTVDIPIDQLPPLPPLTDELRQRLDAALAKPAVQQPSWDADAAKAMRTVLESVPPVTVPSEVEKLKGLLADVARGEAFLLQGGDCAETFVDNTESHIRANIRTLLQMAVVLTYGASMPVVKVARIAGQYAKPRSSDIDALGLKSYRGDMINGFVPDAAVRKHDPSRLVRAYANASAAMNLVRALTSSGLASLDLVHNWNREFVRTSPAGARYEALAGEIDRGLKFMSACGVADRNLQTAEIFASHEALVIDYERSMLRLADRAENPDGPPKLYDLSAHYLWIGERTRQLDGAHVALAEVIANPIGVKLGPTTTPEMAVEYVERLDPNNEPGRLTLVTRMGNNKVRDLLPPIIEKVQAAGHQVIWQCDPMHGNTHEASTGYKTRHFDRIVDEVQGFFEVHRALGTHPGGIHVEITGENVTECLGGAQDISDSDLAGRYETACDPRLNTQQSLELAFLVAEMLRS
- a CDS encoding polyadenylate-specific 3'-exoribonuclease AS, which produces MRYFYDTEFIDDGRTIELISIGVAAEDGREYYAISTEFNPDRAGRWVRKHVLPKLPSPSSKLWRSRRQIRSELEDFFDIDGDEPIELWAWVGAYDHVVLCQLWGPMTDLPPAMPRFTRELRQFWEDRGSPRMPARPTDAHDALVDARHNLHRFQLMTGIGLTPARESGTRQP